A stretch of Corvus moneduloides isolate bCorMon1 unplaced genomic scaffold, bCorMon1.pri scaffold_126_arrow_ctg1, whole genome shotgun sequence DNA encodes these proteins:
- the LOC116438830 gene encoding uncharacterized threonine-rich GPI-anchored glycoprotein PJ4664.02-like — protein sequence MALQPVPPLHSSSTITTSRSTPTSGSSTPTTSTPIPTSTSTAHTSSSSATTGSSSTSSTISTPTSTTSIPTTSSSETASSTSTPTSSSSTSSATSPITTTSSSTPTSSSSTPTSSIPTPTSTTSIPTTSSSETTSTNTPHTTSSSTHTIATTPTASSSETTSSSPTPTTNGSTTSATSTLTTSSASTPTSSSSTPTSSTSTPTSSSSIITASRSTPTSGSSTPTTSTPIPTSTSTAHTTSSSATTGSSSTSSTISTPTSTTSIPTTSSSETTSSTSTPTSTTSIPTTSSSETTSSTSTPTSSSSATTTSTPIPTSTSSAHTTSSSATTGSSFTSSTISTPTSTSSTPTTSSSETTSSTSTPTSSSSTSSATSPITTTSSSTPTSSTSTPTSSTGSSTPTTSTPIPTSTSTAHTTSSSATTGSSSTSSAISTPTSTSSTPTTRSSETASSTSTPTSSSSTSSATSPITTTSSSTPTSSTSTPTSSASTPTSSSSTITTSRSTPTSGSSTPTTSTPIPTSTSTAHTTSSSATTGSSSISSTISTPTSTSSTPTTSSSETTSSTSTPTSSSSTSSATSPITTTSSSTPTSSSSTPTSSASTPTSSSSTITTSSSTPTSSSSATTTSTAILTSTSSAHTTSSSATTGSSSTSSTISTPTSTSSTPTTSSSETASSTSTPTSSSSTSSATSPITTTSSSTPTSSTSTPTSSISTPTSTTSIPTTSSSETTSTNTPHTTSSSTHTTATTPTASSSETTSSSPTPTTNGSTTSATSTLTTSGTSTPTSSSSTPTSSASTPTSSSSIITTSRSTPTRGSSTPTSSTPIPTSTSSVHTTSSSATTGSSSTSSTISTPTSTTSIPTTSSSETTSTNTPHTTSSSTHTTATTPTASSSETASSTSTPSSSSSTSSATTTLTTTSSSTHTSSSSIPITTTTPTSSTATLTSTSSTPSSSSALTTTISTHTSSSTTLTTSTTPTTTASTPTQSSSTPTTTSSTLTSISTPSTSSSTPITSSSTPTSSSSTLTTTFAPISSSSAAITSSSTPTSSSSTSTTITTPTSSPSADTSSSSTPASSSSTSSSSTPTSSGSTPTTDSTFTTEISTPASSTSTTTTSTPTSISSTPTTTSTPTSSSSTVTSSISTPTSSSTRPSTISTPSSSTSTPTSSSTATTVSTPTRSSSTPTSSSSTSLTVTPSSAGTSTTTPDTTPTTPRTTTTTSRTTTTLRTTTSTTLTTTTTATTTTPHSTTTPGTCENGGTWTNGHCQCPPGFTGDRCEEVRNTIETNAETNGTVEVELRVTNRNFTKDLEDNTSPAYTKFVQNFTNQMDAVYADIEGYRGIKVHRLRPGSVVVDHSVIVSLLVTTQSQDKLQNITAKVQEKIEVAATQFNCTNGDLCFNASEVLVTNTPLEFDEDAYCQSQVPEGYQEFFFPNLTSFGLSCMSNCTPNTAGTINCNRGTCHITRRGPQCFCDDTHLYWYQDDRCTSRVSKLAVGLGLAVAILVTVVVVLSIFLFRARRSESCDRTEQQMMESWYQDTSEEWNLQGNFTFQKRDAQLKDDHPVNLDAMDTSVPIQIPRPQSFFTQFRDMVG from the exons ATGGCTCTACAACCAGTGCCACCTCTACA cagcagctccacaatcACCACTAGCCGCTCCACACCCACCAGTGGCAGCTCTACACCCACCACTAGCACTCCCATACCAACAAGTACCAGCACTGCGCACACTAGTAGTAGCTCTGCAACAACAGGTAGTAGCTCTACATCCAGCACCAtctctacacccaccagcaccacctccaTACCCACcactagcagctctgaaactgcAAGTAGCacctctacacccaccagtagTAGCTCCACATCCAGCGCCACCTCTCCAATAACAACCACTAGCAGTTCAACTCCTACAAGTAGTagctctacacccaccagtagCATACctacacccaccagcaccacctccaTACCCACcactagcagctctgaaactacaAGTACCAACACTCCACACACCACTAGTAGCTCTACACACACCATTGCCACTACACCCACCgctagcagctctgaaactacaAGTAGCAGCCCTACACCCACCACGAATGGCTCTACAACCAGTGCCACCTCTACACTAACAACCAGTAGCGCTTCAACGCCTACAAGTAGCagctctacacccaccagtagcacatctacacccaccagcagcagctccataaTCACCGCTAGCCGCTCAACACCCACCAGTGGCAGCTCTACACCCACCACTAGCACTCCCATACCAACAAGTACCAGCACTGCGCACACCACTAGCAGCTCTGCCACAACCGGTAGTAGCTCTACATCCAGCACCAtctctacacccaccagcaccacctccaTACCCACcactagcagctctgaaactacaagtagcacctctacacccaccagcaccacctccaTACCAACcactagcagctctgaaactacaagtagcacctctacacccaccagtagTAGCTCTGCAACCACCACTAGCACTCCCATACCAACAAGTACCAGCTCTGCGCACACCACTAGCAGCTCTGCAACAACCGGTAGTAGCTTTACATCCAGCACCAtctctacacccaccagcaccagctccacaCCCACTactagcagctctgaaactacaagtagcacctctacacccaccagtagTAGCTCCACATCCAGCGCCACCTCTCCAATAACAACCACTAGCAGTTCAACTCCTACAAGTAGTacctctacacccaccagtagCAC GGGCAGCTCTACACCCACCACTAGCACTCCCATACCAACAAGTACCAGCACTGCGCACACCACTAGCAGCTCTGCAACAACCGGTAGTAGCTCTACATCTAGCGCCATCTCTACgcccaccagcaccagctccacaCCCACCACTCGCAGCTCTGAAACTGCAAGTAGCacctctacacccaccagtagTAGCTCCACATCCAGTGCCACCTCTCCAATAACAACCACTAGCAGTTCAACTCCTACAAGTAGTacctctacacccaccagcagtgcatctacacccaccagcagcagctccacaatcACCACTAGCCGCTCAACACCCACCAGTGGCAGCTCTACACCCACCACTAGCACTCCCATACCAACAAGTACCAGCACTGCGCACACCACTAGCAGCTCTGCAACAACCGGTAGTAGCTCTATATCCAGCACCAtctctacacccaccagcaccagctccacaCCCACTactagcagctctgaaactacaagtagcacctctacacccaccagtagTAGCTCTACATCCAGCGCCACCTCTCCAATAACAACCACTAGCAGTTCAACTCCTACAAGTAGTagctctacacccaccagcagtgcatctacacccaccagcagcagctccacaatcACCACGAGCAGCTCAACACCCACCAGTAGTAGCTCTGCAACCACGACTAGCACTGCCATACTAACAAGTACCAGCAGTGCGCACACCACTAGCAGCTCTGCAACAACCGGTAGTAGCTCTACATCCAGCACCAtctctacacccaccagcaccagctccacaCCCACTactagcagctctgaaactgcAAGTAGCacctctacacccaccagtagTAGCTCCACATCCAGCGCCACCTCTCCAATAACAACCACTAGCAGTTCAACTCCTACAAGTAGTacctctacacccaccagtagCATatctacacccaccagcaccacctccaTACCCACcactagcagctctgaaactacaAGTACCAACACTCCACACACCACTAGTAGCTCTACACACACCACTGCCACTACACCCACCgctagcagctctgaaactacaAGTAGCAGCCCTACACCCACCACGAATGGCTCTACAACCAGTGCCACCTCTACACTAACAACCAGTGGCACTTCAACGCCTACAAGTAGCagctctacacccaccagtagcgcatctacacccaccagcagcagctccataaTCACCACTAGCCGCTCAACACCCACCAGGGGCagctctacacccaccagtagCACTCCCATACCAACAAGTACCAGCTCTGTGCACACCACTAGCAGCTCTGCAACAACCGGTAGTAGCTCTACATCCAGCACCAtctctacacccaccagcaccacctccaTACCCACcactagcagctctgaaactacaAGTACCAACACTCCACACACCACTAGTAGCTCTACACACACCACTGCCACTACACCCACCgctagcagctctgaaactgcAAGTAGCACCTCTACACCCTCCAGTAGTAGCTCTACATCCAGCGCCACCACTACACTAACAACCACTAGCAGTTCTACACATACAAGTAGCAGCTCTATTCCCATCACCACAActacacccaccagcagcaccgCCACACTCACCAGTACCAGCTCTACACCAAGTAGCAGCTCCGCACTCACCACTACCATCTCTACACATACAAGTAGCAGCACTACACTCACCACCAGCACTACACCCACCACTACTGCCTCTACACCCACCCAGAGTAGCTCAACTCCCACCACTACCAGCTCTACACTCACCTCCATCTCTACACCATCCACTAGCAGCTCAACGCCCATCACTAGTAGCTCTACACCCACAAGTAGCAGCTCTACGCTCACCACCACTTTTGCACCTATaagcagcagttctgcagcaaTCACGAGTAGTTCTACACCCACCAGTAGCAGCTCTACATCCACCACCATTACTACACCCACCAGTAGTCCCTCTGCAGACACCAGTAGCAGTTCTACACCAGCAAGTAGCAGCTCTACAAGTTCCagctctacacccaccagcagtGGCTCTACACCCACCACCGACAGTACGTTCACGACTGAGATCTCTACACCTGCAAGTAGCACCTCTACGACCACCACGTCTACACCTACAAGTATCAGCTCAACACCCACCACCacctctacacccaccagcagcagctccacagtcACCAGTAGCATCTCTACGCCTACAAGCAGCAGCACTAGACCCAGCACCATCTCTACTCCTTCCAGTAGCacctctacacccaccagcagctctaCTGCCACCACTGTCTCTACTCCTACCAGGAGCagctctacacccaccagtagCAGTTCTACATCCTTGACCGTCACGCCAAGTTCCGCCGGGACCTCCACCACCACTCCTGACACCACCCCCACCACGCCTAggaccaccaccaccacctctaGAACCACCACCACCCTCCGTACAACAACCAGCACCACCCTTACAACGACAACAaccgccaccaccaccactcCCCACTCAACCACCACCCCAG GGACCTGTGAGAACGGTGGCACCTGGACCAACGGCCACTGCCAGTGTCCCCCCGGCTTCACAGGGGACAGGTGTGAGGAAGTCAGAAACACCATCGAAACCAATGCCG AGACCAATGGGACGGTGGAAGTGGAGCTGCGGGTCACCAACAGGAACTTCACCAAGGACCTCGAGGACAACACCTCACCCGCCTACACCAAGTTCGTCCAGAACTTCACCAACCAG ATGGACGCAGTCTACGCCGACATCGAGGGGTACAGGGGCATCAAGGTGCACCGTCTCAG GCCCGGCAGCGTGGTGGTGGATCACTCCGTCATCGTGTCCCTGCTGGTGACCACCCAGAGCCAGGACAAGCTCCAGAACATCACAGCCAAGGTGCAGGAGAAAATCGAGGTGGCGGCAACACAGTTCAACTGCACCAATG GTGACTTGTGCTTCAACGCCTCTGAGGTGTTGGTCACCAACACCCCGCTGGAATTTGATGAAGATG cctACTGCCAGAGCCAAGTGCCCGAGGGCTACCAGGAATTCTTCTTTCCCAACCTGACAAGCTTCGGGTTGTCCTGCATGTCCAACTGCACGCCGAACACCGCCGGCACCATCAACTGCAACCGGGGGACGTGCCACATCACCCGCAGAGGTCCTCAGTGCTT CTGTGATGACACCCATCTGTACTGGTACCAAGATGACCGCTGCACATCACGGGTCAGCAAACTGGCCGTGGGCCTGGGCTTGGCCGTGGCCATCTTGGTCACTGTGGTCGTCGTCCTCTCCATCTTCCTCTTCCGAGCTCGCAGATCTGAGTCATGTGATAG gACCGAACAGCAGATGATGGAGAGCTGGTACCAGGACACCAGCGAGGAGTGGAACCTCCAAGGAAACTTCACCTTCCAGAAACGAG ATGCCCAGCTCAAGGATGACCATCCAGTCAACCTCGACGCCATGGACACATCAGTCCCG ATCCAAATCCCAAGGCCGCAGAGCTTCTTCACACAGTTCCGAGATATGGTGGGGTAG
- the LOC116438829 gene encoding mucin-22-like gives MTTTKGEAVSVLPPTTEQNINNSTPPGGNATTTATTPEQSTTTTATTPAENTTTTTATTPAENTTTTTAATPGQNTTPTATTPEQNTTTMAATPGQNTTTTATTPAENTTTTATTPEQNTTTTATTPDQNTTTTATTPEQNTTTTATTPEQNTTTTTAATPGQNTTTTATTPEQNTTTTATTPAENTTTTATPPDQNTTTTATPPEQNTTTTATTPAENTTTTATTPEQNTTTTATTPDQNTTTTATTPEQNTTTTATTPEQNTTTTATTPEQNTTTTATTPAENTTTTATTPEQNTTTTATTPEQNTTTTATTPAENTTTTATTPAENTTTTATTPEQNTTTTATTPQQNTTTTAATPEQNTTTTATTPEQNTTTTATTPDQNTTTTATTPAENTTTTATTPEQNTTTTATPPEQTTTTTATTPEQTTTTTATTPEQNTTTTATTPERNTTTTATTPERNTTTTATTPEQTTTTTATTPEQNTTTTATTPAENTTTTATTPEQNTTTTATTPEQNTTTTTATTPEQNTTTTATTPEQNTTTTATTPDQNTTTTATTPAENTTTTATTPEQNTTTTATTPEQNTTTTATTPAENTTTTATTPEQNTTTTATTPEQNTTTTATTPAENTTTMATTPAENTTTTATTPEQNTTTTATTPEQNTTTTATTPEQNTTTTATTPEQNTTTTVTPPEQNTTTTATTPDQNTTTTVTPPEQNTTTTATTPEQNTTTTNTTTTATTPEQNTTTTATIPTTTTTTVTTTITSPGVCMNGGTWEDGKCLCPEGFQGDHCEEPVCQNGGTWANGLCLCPLNFQGDRCQFVVDIVEIKNVTMNATVEMTTKVDNRNFTEELKNTSSPAYKSFEKEFQEKMKKIYGHIKGYQGVVIKSLSAGSIKVDYNVSLEVPANSKANETVKTISDSLVAAFQNYSDCNGNCTGDNCSFCFNTSFTSVQSFGVQEVEGRLCDAHIQEGFGSYYTPYLTDTGVICITRCDARSADPLPCVHGSCSVGRLGPQCECSDKVAFWYQDSACSSRISKVGVAVGVPMAVLVLVTTIFTVLLLRSRRQKEQYRNKLRSRAELYSSEDGNWEGSQGFSMGNLAATWEDMETPSTSYINLERVDTSKMMHIRRPTVVP, from the exons ATGACCACAACCAAGGGCGAGGCTGTGTCTGTCCTGCCACCTACTACAGAACAGAACATTAACAATTCTACTCCGCCAGGAGGAAACGCCACCACCACAGCCACAACTCCAGAACAGAGCACCACCACCACGGCCACTACTCCAGCAgagaacaccaccaccaccacagccaCTACTCCAGCAgagaacaccaccaccaccacggccGCTACTCCAGGACAGAACACCACCCCCACGGCCACTACTCCAGAACAGAACACCACCACCATGGCCGCTACTCCAGGacagaacaccaccaccacggcCACTACTCCAGCAGagaacaccaccaccacggcCACTACTCCAGAacagaacaccaccaccacggcCACTACTCCAGACcagaacaccaccaccacggcCACTACTCCAGAacagaacaccaccaccacggcCACTACTCCAGAacagaacaccaccaccaccacggccGCTACTCCAGGacagaacaccaccaccacagccaCAACTCCAGAacagaacaccaccaccacggcCACTACTCCAGCAGagaacaccaccaccacggcCACTCCTCCAGATcagaacaccaccaccacggcCACTCCTCCGGAacagaacaccaccaccacggcCACTACTCCAGCAGagaacaccaccaccacggcCACTACTCCAGAacagaacaccaccaccacggcCACTACTCCAGACcagaacaccaccaccacggcCACTACTCCAGAacagaacaccaccaccacggcCACTACTCCAGAacagaacaccaccaccacggcCACTACTCCAGAacagaacaccaccaccacggcCACTACTCCAGCAGagaacaccaccaccacggcCACTACTCCAGAacagaacaccaccaccacggcCACTACTCCAGAacagaacaccaccaccacggcCACTACTCCAGCAGagaacaccaccaccacggcCACTACTCCAGCAGagaacaccaccaccacggcCACTACTCCAGAacagaacaccaccaccacggcCACTACTCCACAacagaacaccaccaccacggcTGCTACTCCAGAacagaacaccaccaccacggcCACAACTCCAGAacagaacaccaccaccacggcCACTACTCCAGATcagaacaccaccaccacggcCACTACTCCAGCAGagaacaccaccaccacggcCACTACTCCAGAacagaacaccaccaccacggcCACTCCTCCAGAACAGaccaccaccaccacggccACTACTCCAGAACAGaccaccaccaccacggccACAACTCCAGAacagaacaccaccaccacggcCACTACTCCAGAACGgaacaccaccaccacggcCACTACTCCAGAACGgaacaccaccaccacggcCACTACTCCAGAACAGaccaccaccaccacggccACAACTCCAGAacagaacaccaccaccacggcCACTACTCCAGCAGagaacaccaccaccacggcCACTACACCAGAacagaacaccaccaccacggcCACAACTCCAGAacagaacaccaccaccaccacggccACTACTCCAGAacagaacaccaccaccacagccaCAACTCCAGAacagaacaccaccaccacggcCACTACTCCAGACcagaacaccaccaccacggcCACTACTCCAGCAGagaacaccaccaccacggcCACTACTCCAGAacagaacaccaccaccacggcCACTACTCCAGAacagaacaccaccaccacggcCACTACTCCAGCAGagaacaccaccaccacggcCACTACTCCAGAacagaacaccaccaccacggcCACTACTCCAGAacagaacaccaccaccacggcCACTACTCCAGCAGAGAACACCACCACCATGGCCACTACTCCAGCAGagaacaccaccaccacggcCACTACTCCAGAacagaacaccaccaccacggcCACTACTCCAGAacagaacaccaccaccacggcCACTACTCCAGAacagaacaccaccaccacggcCACTACTCCAGAacagaacaccaccaccacagtCACTCCTCCAGAacagaacaccaccaccacggcCACTACTCCAGATcagaacaccaccaccacagtCACTCCTCCAGAacagaacaccaccaccacggcCACTACTCCAGAacagaacaccaccaccacg aacaccaccaccacggcCACTACTCCAGAacagaacaccaccaccacggcCACCATTCcgaccaccaccaccaccacagtaACAACCACAATCACGAGTCCAG GTGTGTGCATGAATGGTGGCACATGGGAAGATGGGAAGTGCTTGTGTCCCGAGGGGTTTCAAGGTGACCACTGCGAGGAGCCCGTCTGCCAAAATGGGGGCACCTGGGCCAACGGCCTCTGCCTGTGCCCCCTGAATTTCCAAGGGGACAGGTGCCAGTTCGTCGTGGACATTGTGGAGATCAAAAACG TGACGATGAACGCGACGGTGGAGATGACGACCAAGGTCGACAACAGGAATTTCACTGAGGAGCTCAAAAATACGTCCTCGCCTGCTTACAAGAGCTTTGAGAAAGAGTTCCAGGAGAAG ATGAAGAAGATTTATGGGCATATCAAGGGCTACCAAGGTGTGGTGATCAAAAGCCTGAG CGCTGGCAGCATCAAGGTGGACTACAATGTCAGCCTGGAGGTCCCCGCCAACTCCAAGGCCAACGAGACGGTGAAGACCATCTCCGACAGCCTCGTCGCCGCCTTCCAAAACTACAGTGACTGCAACGGGAACTGCACTGGGGACAACT GTTCTTTCTGCTTCAACACCTCCTTCACCAGCGTCCAGAGTTTTGGAGTGCAAGAGGTGGAAGGAC GTCTGTGCGACGCCCACATCCAGGAGGGGTTCGGCTCCTACTACACCCCGTACCTGACGGACACCGGTGTCATCTGCATCACCCGCTGCGATGCCCGCTCTGCTGACCCTCTGCCCTGCGTCCACGGCAGCTGCTCCGTGGGCCGGCTGGGGCCACAGTGCGA GTGCTCGGACAAGGTGGCCTTCTGGTACCAGGACAGCGCCTGCAGCTCCCGCATCAGCAAGGTGGGGGTGGCCGTGGGGGTCCCAATGGCTGTCTTGGTCCTGGTCACCACCATCTTCACCGTCCTCCTGCTGAGATCTCGGAGGCAGAAGGAACAGTACAG GAATAAGCTGAGGTCCCGTGCGGAGCTGTACTCCAGCGAGGACGGGAACTGGGAGGGATCCCAAGGCTTTTCCATGGGGAATCTGGCGGCCACCTGGGAAG ACATGGAGACCCCCAGCACCAGCTACATCAACCTGGAGAGGGTGGACACCTCGAAGATG atGCACATCCGGAGACCGACCGTGGTCCCCTGA